A DNA window from Gammaproteobacteria bacterium contains the following coding sequences:
- the fis gene encoding DNA-binding transcriptional regulator Fis yields MNSSNLAVLEFNGEVASSSASPPLRQSVKKALENYLFHLEDQSPVNLYELVLEEIEAPLLEVVMKLTKNNQSKAAKLLGLSRGTLRKKLKQYNLDC; encoded by the coding sequence ATGAACAGCAGCAACTTAGCAGTTCTTGAATTCAATGGAGAAGTTGCCTCTTCCTCTGCGAGCCCGCCCTTACGACAATCGGTAAAGAAAGCGCTTGAGAATTATTTGTTTCATTTGGAAGACCAAAGTCCCGTGAATTTATATGAACTCGTTTTAGAAGAAATAGAAGCCCCTCTTCTTGAAGTCGTCATGAAGCTGACCAAGAATAATCAAAGTAAGGCAGCTAAACTCCTGGGACTCAGCAGGGGAACGCTACGAAAAAAACTAAAGCAATATAATCTAGACTGCTAA
- a CDS encoding lysine-2,3-aminomutase-like protein, with amino-acid sequence MKTLVELTNQNLISEQDLPLLAQVAEKFDVRITSVVAELLANDSGGHIAKQFIPQVEELQINPQELVDPIGDNKYEKVKGVIHRYPDRCLLKVVSVCPVNCRFCFRREMMGAVQKSLTQAELGLAYDYIRSQPQLWEVILTGGDPLILKPSSIAKIFASLDSISHLDVVRIHTRVPVVDPARINSKLIEALKISKAVYVILHANHPAEFTPNSIAACARLVDAGIPMLSQTVLLKGVNDDEKTLASLMKTFVRHRIKPYYLHHLDLAKGTGHFRVSIARGQALVKSLQGTISGLCQPNYMLEIPGGAGKMPIGPSYIKREGDKWVVEDYLEQLHDYSELE; translated from the coding sequence ATGAAAACATTAGTAGAGCTTACAAATCAAAACTTAATTTCTGAGCAAGACTTGCCCCTTCTGGCACAAGTAGCTGAAAAGTTTGATGTACGAATCACTTCAGTCGTGGCTGAATTACTCGCGAATGATTCGGGTGGCCATATTGCTAAGCAATTCATTCCCCAAGTTGAGGAGTTGCAAATAAATCCTCAAGAGCTAGTGGACCCCATTGGTGATAACAAGTATGAGAAAGTTAAAGGCGTCATCCATCGGTATCCCGATCGTTGTTTATTGAAAGTAGTCAGCGTTTGTCCTGTTAATTGTCGTTTCTGTTTCCGCAGAGAAATGATGGGAGCTGTGCAAAAATCATTAACTCAGGCAGAGCTTGGGCTGGCATATGATTATATAAGAAGCCAACCTCAACTGTGGGAAGTTATTCTAACAGGGGGCGATCCCCTGATTCTAAAGCCATCTAGTATTGCTAAAATTTTTGCCTCCCTAGATAGCATTTCACATCTTGATGTTGTTCGCATTCATACTAGGGTGCCGGTGGTGGATCCGGCGCGTATTAATAGCAAATTGATAGAAGCATTGAAGATATCTAAAGCGGTATATGTGATTTTACATGCCAACCATCCTGCTGAATTCACGCCTAATTCGATTGCAGCGTGCGCTCGTTTAGTGGATGCAGGTATTCCCATGCTAAGTCAAACTGTCCTCCTCAAAGGCGTCAATGATGATGAGAAAACCCTGGCTTCCTTGATGAAAACGTTCGTTCGGCACCGTATCAAGCCTTACTATTTGCATCATCTGGATCTAGCAAAAGGGACTGGCCATTTTCGTGTTTCTATAGCAAGGGGGCAGGCGTTAGTGAAATCCTTACAAGGAACGATATCCGGCTTATGCCAGCCAAATTATATGTTAGAAATTCCCGGTGGAGCTGGAAAAATGCCTATAGGACCCTCCTATATAAAAAGAGAAGGAGATAAATGGGTGGTTGAAGATTATTTGGAGCAACTCCACGATTATTCAGAGTTGGAATGA
- the prmA gene encoding 50S ribosomal protein L11 methyltransferase, translating into MTWLQVKVQTLSDIAEDLSTLLTDIGALAVTLQDAGDQPLYEPSPELNPIWDDIIITGLFEPDVSEHYILLTLTSKYPALKPEIHVLEDQEWERAWMQDFKPMQFGKRLWILPSYQSESFSPHQVILDPGLAFGTGKHPTTALCLQWLDKNIFDQEIIIDYGCGSGILAIAAIKLGAKKVYAIDHDPQAIIATNENAKQNGISNEQIVALLPKEFHLLAQANILIANILANPLIDLAETFATLLAPQGRIVLSGILEEQTASIIEAYQAWFTIVGIEQEAEWMRIEGAKN; encoded by the coding sequence ATGACGTGGCTCCAGGTTAAAGTCCAAACGTTATCTGATATTGCAGAAGATCTCTCCACCTTGTTGACTGATATTGGCGCCTTAGCGGTCACCTTACAAGATGCGGGAGATCAACCACTCTACGAGCCATCTCCCGAGCTGAACCCAATCTGGGATGATATTATTATTACTGGGTTATTCGAACCGGATGTGTCAGAGCATTATATCCTTTTAACACTGACCTCAAAATATCCCGCACTAAAGCCTGAGATACATGTATTAGAGGATCAAGAATGGGAACGCGCATGGATGCAAGATTTCAAACCCATGCAATTTGGTAAGCGATTATGGATATTACCCAGCTACCAATCCGAATCTTTTTCTCCCCACCAAGTTATTTTGGATCCAGGCCTTGCTTTTGGCACGGGCAAACATCCCACTACAGCCCTTTGCCTACAGTGGTTAGATAAGAACATATTCGATCAAGAAATCATCATTGATTATGGTTGTGGCTCAGGAATTTTGGCGATTGCTGCGATAAAATTGGGCGCAAAAAAAGTTTATGCCATAGATCATGATCCCCAAGCAATTATTGCTACTAACGAGAATGCCAAACAAAACGGCATCTCCAACGAACAAATTGTTGCCCTGCTCCCTAAAGAATTTCATCTCCTCGCTCAAGCCAATATACTCATCGCCAATATATTAGCCAACCCACTCATCGATCTTGCAGAGACATTTGCCACTCTATTAGCGCCTCAAGGACGGATCGTTCTTTCCGGTATATTAGAAGAGCAAACTGCCTCGATCATAGAAGCTTATCAAGCCTGGTTTACAATAGTAGGCATAGAGCAAGAGGCTGAATGGATGAGGATAGAAGGCGCTAAAAATTAA
- the accC gene encoding acetyl-CoA carboxylase biotin carboxylase subunit encodes MLKKVLIANRGEIALRILRACKELGISTVAIYSKADENLKHVRLADEAVCIGPSNSTESYLNIPAVISAAEITQADAIHPGYGFLAENADFAEAAEESGFIFIGPTPETIRIMGDKVSAIRAMREAGIPCVPGSNGALTLDETANLEMGQQIGYPVIIKAAGGGGGRGMRVVRQEQDLINAIAMTRTEAEAAFGNSQVYMEKFLEYPRHIEIQVLGDGKGNAIHLGERDCSTQRRHQKVIEEAPAPGISDEQRLMIGERCVAACRTLKYRGAGTFEFLYQDNEFYFIEMNTRIQVEHPVSEMITGVDIVKEQLRIAAGNNLSYTQEDITFKGHAIECRINAEDPKSFLPSPGTITLYHAPGGPGIRVDTHIYNGYKVPPNYDSMIGKIISFGDSRNGAIARMLNALDEMVIEGIKTNIPLHQEVLRDPEFKKGCNTIHYLEKKLGIAK; translated from the coding sequence ATGTTAAAGAAAGTACTTATCGCCAATCGAGGTGAGATTGCTCTTCGCATTCTGCGGGCTTGTAAGGAGCTAGGCATTTCCACTGTGGCCATTTATTCCAAAGCAGATGAAAATTTGAAGCATGTGCGTCTCGCCGATGAAGCGGTGTGCATAGGGCCTTCAAATTCGACCGAAAGTTACCTCAATATCCCAGCGGTGATAAGTGCCGCGGAAATCACCCAAGCAGACGCTATTCATCCGGGATATGGATTTTTAGCTGAGAATGCTGACTTTGCCGAAGCTGCTGAGGAAAGTGGTTTTATATTCATAGGACCCACCCCTGAAACAATTCGCATTATGGGGGATAAAGTTTCAGCTATTAGGGCCATGCGTGAAGCAGGCATACCCTGCGTTCCAGGATCAAATGGTGCACTCACCTTAGATGAAACAGCCAACCTCGAGATGGGACAACAAATCGGCTATCCCGTTATCATTAAAGCCGCCGGGGGCGGTGGTGGACGCGGCATGCGTGTAGTTCGCCAAGAGCAAGACTTAATTAACGCCATTGCAATGACTCGCACAGAGGCAGAAGCTGCTTTTGGAAATAGCCAAGTGTATATGGAAAAATTCTTAGAATATCCACGTCACATTGAGATACAAGTATTAGGCGATGGTAAAGGCAACGCTATCCATTTAGGTGAGCGAGATTGCTCCACTCAGCGGCGGCATCAAAAAGTGATAGAAGAAGCGCCTGCGCCAGGTATTAGTGATGAGCAAAGACTTATGATTGGAGAAAGATGCGTAGCTGCTTGTCGAACACTTAAATATCGCGGCGCCGGCACATTTGAATTTCTTTATCAGGACAATGAGTTTTACTTCATCGAAATGAATACACGTATTCAAGTTGAACATCCTGTTTCAGAGATGATTACCGGGGTGGACATAGTAAAGGAGCAACTGCGCATTGCAGCGGGGAATAATCTTAGCTATACACAAGAAGATATTACCTTCAAAGGCCATGCGATAGAGTGCCGGATAAACGCCGAAGATCCTAAATCCTTCTTACCCTCTCCAGGCACTATTACGCTTTATCATGCGCCTGGAGGTCCCGGAATTAGAGTAGATACCCATATTTATAATGGATATAAAGTCCCTCCTAATTATGATTCTATGATAGGAAAAATTATTAGTTTTGGTGACTCAAGAAATGGGGCCATCGCAAGAATGCTGAATGCACTCGATGAAATGGTTATTGAGGGAATTAAAACAAATATTCCATTACATCAAGAAGTCCTGAGGGACCCAGAATTTAAAAAAGGCTGCAATACTATCCATTACCTGGAAAAAAAATTGGGCATAGCAAAGTAA
- a CDS encoding acetyl-CoA carboxylase biotin carboxyl carrier protein, with protein MDIRTVKKLIELLKDSNIGEIEVKDETTSIRVSRYSANQPPMQPSVHHHVEAPHSNFGTASHDKKEPEEIKGHSVKSPMVGTVYLAPTPGAKPFVEIGSRVEAGAVLCLIEAMKMFNQIEADKSGVISARLVNNKQPVEYDQPLFIIEE; from the coding sequence ATGGACATAAGAACCGTAAAAAAATTGATCGAACTGTTGAAAGATTCAAACATCGGCGAAATTGAAGTTAAAGATGAAACAACGTCAATTCGTGTGAGTCGCTATAGTGCCAACCAGCCCCCAATGCAACCTTCAGTACACCACCATGTAGAAGCGCCTCATAGCAATTTTGGCACCGCTTCACATGATAAAAAAGAGCCAGAAGAAATTAAAGGTCACAGCGTAAAGTCACCTATGGTCGGAACGGTGTACTTAGCTCCTACCCCCGGCGCAAAACCTTTTGTTGAAATCGGGTCGCGCGTTGAAGCAGGTGCGGTACTCTGCTTAATTGAAGCCATGAAAATGTTCAATCAAATAGAAGCCGATAAATCGGGTGTCATTAGTGCACGCTTAGTCAATAACAAGCAACCTGTCGAATACGATCAACCTCTATTTATTATCGAAGAGTAA
- the aroQ gene encoding type II 3-dehydroquinate dehydratase: MAKILILHGPNLNLLGRREPNHYGTATLEEINQQLIQHGDKLGHTIICYQSNAENQLIEKIHEAGSEDGCPDFLIFNPAAFTHTSIALRDALLAVDLPFIEVHLSNIFQREPFRQHSFFSDIAAGVISGLGNYGYVLAIDAIHNYLSEKEQK, from the coding sequence ATGGCTAAGATACTTATATTACATGGACCCAATCTCAATCTACTCGGTAGACGCGAGCCTAACCACTATGGCACAGCAACGTTAGAAGAGATTAATCAACAACTTATACAGCATGGCGACAAATTAGGCCATACTATTATATGTTACCAAAGTAATGCTGAAAACCAGCTTATTGAAAAGATTCATGAAGCGGGAAGCGAGGACGGTTGCCCAGACTTTCTTATATTTAATCCTGCCGCTTTTACGCATACAAGTATCGCTCTTCGAGATGCCCTGCTCGCCGTTGACCTTCCTTTTATTGAAGTACACTTGAGCAATATTTTTCAACGCGAACCCTTCCGGCAACATTCTTTTTTCTCCGATATTGCTGCTGGGGTGATCTCTGGATTGGGAAATTATGGCTACGTTTTAGCCATCGACGCCATTCATAACTATTTATCAGAAAAGGAGCAAAAATAA
- a CDS encoding polyprenyl synthetase family protein, protein MLSQSTEIGQPCLSIEEIKALVKNEFNAVDNLISHHLYSNIPLIESISQHIIMSGGKRLRPLIVLLVAKAFNYEGEDHIALAAVVEFIHTATLLHDDVVDNSTLRRGQQTANTIWGNSASILVGDFLYSRTFQILTRLKNISVMDTLAQTTNAIAEGEVAQLIRRNDPDTDESHYMSVICNKTARLFQAAAEVAAMICHRSPLDQAQMARYGNHLGMAFQLVDDALDYMGESEALGKNIGDDLAEGKPTLPLIHAMANTSSAKSNIIKESIRVGGLTNLAVIMEAIHEAQSLDYTFAKAEQQTALALDCLSILPDSPYRNGLEAIAKFALQRKY, encoded by the coding sequence ATGCTTTCCCAATCCACTGAAATTGGTCAACCTTGCCTTTCTATCGAAGAGATTAAGGCACTTGTCAAAAATGAATTCAATGCTGTTGATAATCTTATTTCCCATCATCTTTATTCAAATATTCCGCTTATCGAAAGTATCAGTCAACACATAATAATGAGTGGCGGCAAACGCTTGCGGCCTTTGATTGTACTTTTAGTTGCTAAAGCCTTCAATTATGAAGGTGAAGATCATATAGCACTTGCTGCGGTGGTGGAATTCATTCATACCGCCACCTTGTTACATGATGACGTAGTGGATAACTCGACACTGAGGCGTGGCCAACAGACAGCTAATACGATCTGGGGAAACTCAGCCAGTATTTTAGTCGGGGATTTTTTATACTCCCGAACGTTCCAAATTTTAACCCGCTTAAAAAATATTTCCGTGATGGACACGCTTGCCCAAACCACCAATGCTATCGCTGAGGGGGAAGTGGCTCAACTGATTCGTCGGAATGATCCCGATACCGATGAAAGCCATTATATGAGTGTAATCTGTAATAAAACCGCCCGATTATTTCAAGCCGCTGCCGAAGTAGCTGCGATGATCTGTCATCGATCCCCTTTGGATCAAGCTCAAATGGCACGCTACGGTAACCATTTAGGTATGGCCTTCCAGTTAGTCGATGATGCATTGGATTACATGGGAGAGAGTGAGGCCTTAGGCAAGAATATAGGCGATGATTTAGCTGAAGGAAAACCCACGCTACCCCTTATCCATGCCATGGCTAATACTTCTTCCGCTAAATCTAACATTATAAAAGAATCCATCCGTGTGGGTGGACTTACCAACCTTGCAGTTATAATGGAAGCTATTCATGAAGCCCAGTCACTCGACTATACGTTTGCAAAAGCAGAGCAACAAACCGCTTTAGCGCTTGATTGTTTATCCATACTGCCTGATTCTCCTTACCGTAATGGCCTTGAAGCCATAGCAAAATTTGCGTTGCAACGTAAGTATTGA